The genome window GAACCTTTCGCATAAGGCTTCAACCATGGGCGGGAAGGGTTTCCCTATGATGATATCCGGAGAACGGTTTGTGGAGGCTTGAACAAAGGCGATCACTGCGCCGATATCGGGCATGAAACCGTCTTCGGTAGGACAATTGATATCCGGATGCGTGGCAATGTAGGGCAATCCTCGTGAAACCCAGGTACATAATTTCCACAACTTGTTGTAAGTCAGGGTTGTGTCAAAACCTGCGACAATCACATCCGGGGCTTCATCTGTCAGGGGAAAGCCAGCCTGCTCAAACTGTTCTTCCAGATCAGGGGTGCCTAGAAGATACAACCGTGCACCGGGAAAGTTCTTGGAAAGGTAATGTAAAGTAGCGTCGGCCGATGTGAAGATGTGTTTGGGTTGAACCGGTATACCAAACTTGTGAAGGCGCTCAAGGTACTTTCGCGGATTGCGGGAGGAATTGTTTGTCAGGAAGATGTAGTCGATTCCCCGGGCTTCAAAGAATTCAATCAAATCTCGCGCTCCCGGCAAAAGCCGATCTCCGAGGTAGAACGTGCCGTCGAGATCGAGAAGAAAACAACGGATGGAACGAAACAGGTCTGGAGAAGCCATGGCGAATCTCTTGAAGAAAAAGAAACTGCCCGTTTTGCGGGCAGTTCTAAAGCGGGTGATGGGATTCGAACCCACGAATGGTAACTTGGGAAGCTACTGCCTTACCACTTGGCGACACCCGCATTCTGTTTGTAATTATATTGTCCTGCTGGTGGCTGTCAAGGGTGAGGCTCTCCTTTTGCTCCAGGAAAGTACGGCAGGAGGCTTAATATCCAGAAACTTTCAATCGACATCCAGCAAATACAACCAGCAGAACGAGGCAATTCACGGCAGGTGGATGAGAATGGCGTCTTAACCGCCTGTGACCTGGTTGCTGACTTTTTCTCTCCTTCCCATTGCTTTTGCAGGTCTTGAAAAGCCGGAAGATATCTTAATGGAGGGACAGAATGGAATGCCTTCAGGTATCCCAGTCGCTGAAGGGGTAAGCATCCTTCGAGAAATGCCTGAAGGGTGTACACACCATGAACGCGGACCCTCTCATCGGGATGCTGTAAGATGAGCAGAAACGCTTCCAGGTTGCCCTCTTTCAATTGGTTGAGGATTTCACGGATTGAGGGAAACTCACTGTGTTGAGCCAAATCAAAGGTGTATTCCGAGAGAGCCAGATACAACTCTAGCCATTGCAGGTGCCAGTGAAAATCCATCATACCTGGTTATCATTATAGCAACCGTCACCCAATCTTTTTTCAAAAAACGCACCTTTTTATGTTATGATGATGAGAAACTACCCGTTTTCCGTTTCAGTAGTGAGGAGAAATACATCATGCGTGGTTGGATTCGGCGGTTAATCCTCCTTTCTTTATTCATTCCATGGATGGTGCAAAAGATTCCTGCCTCCTTTGCTCAGCAAAGCACGCCTGAGCCGCGCTTGTTCTTGCCGGTGATTATGCACCAGAAAAATCAATACGGTCCGGAGATTTACACTACCAGTTATTACATCAAATCTCTGGATCCGACCTTGATGTACAACCGCGGGTGTGAACTGGGAAAGCGCGATCTGGCTCTGCCCGGTACGCAGGAAAACCTGGTGATTCTGGACTTTGGCGGTCCGCGCTACTTTGAGAATGCTTCTGGGCAAAAGGTGTATGGGACAAAACTGTTCTACCCGGGAGGACGTGTCAGCACAGATGAGATTGCCGAAGCGGTGAAGTGGTATGCTATGGGATATTATGTATGTACGGGAGAGGATACAACTTCCTTCGTTTTGGTCGGAATTGGGACGAATAACTACGAATACGACGATTGTGGAGATTATTGCGCGGTAAATTATGCTCATGGTCAAGCCTGGGCGCAGATGGTGAATGCTGTCAACCGGTGGCTGACCGAGAATAATATGTTTGCGCAGGTTCGTGCAGTGGGCGCAAACGACATTGAACTTTCCTGGAATGATTACGCGCGCACCCGCGATTGGCTGGATGGTTATGACTCGGTGAATGAAGCCATCATGGTCAATTTTGGCGCAATTCCGGGCTGTCCATATTTTGCGGCTCCGGGGTCAACCTGTGGTTCCTATCGTTGCTACGATATTGACAAATCCTGTGTCTGGTCCAAAGAACAGGTCTGGTATGTCATTTGGGGCTCAAAACCGGTTTACCCTGTGCCGGAGATTTATTCCAATAACGGTGTCAATGCCCAGCAGTGGTATTTGATGAGCGTTTACGGGTACACCGCACATGGCTACCCGGTGGAGTTTTTGGGCGTCATGACCCAGTATCAAGCCTGTAAGGACAAACCCAGCGACCCGACCTGTGAGTATCTGGATAACACGCCTCTGGAAGGTTGGACGCAGTTGCAAACTCTGCTCAATGGGGATAGCCGTGTCAAACATGAAATCAAATATTCCACCGATATTCGCTGGTGAGGTAAACATGCGTAAAACCTTATTGACAGTGGGTATTATTCTTTTACTCGCATTTGCTGGAGTGGTCGTTGTAACGCGCTGGTTATTACCTGGAGTTTCTCAAAAAGTTGCAGAGCCTTTGGCAACTAATCCACCCGCGCCGCCGTTGAGAGAAGCAGGTAACCTCCAGCAAATGAAAGAGAGTCTCTTTGATCCTGCGCTGGATGTGACCATGCGGGAAAACCTCACCGAAAAAATTGAGTTGGCGCAAAAAGTCCAGCAGGCAGTGCAGGAAAGCGCCGCCTCTCCAGCGCCAAAGGATCCCCCAGCCTTACCCCAATACTCCATGAGTACCGTTATGGGCGAGTGGCAGTCAGCCAGCGGCATTTATGAAGGAAGCGATGGTCTGGTGCGCCCGGAAGATGCCACCATCGCCAATTACTGGCAGGGCGTTGTGGCGGGTAAGGGAATGGCGGTGCTAGCTGGTGCGGATGCCGCCGATCCATCTCAGAGTTTGCTCATTATCCTGACAACCGAGTTACCGGATGGAGCAAGCACGTATCAGCGCATTCTGCTGAAAGAAAAAGCGGGGAAAATCCGCATTCTTCAAGCCGATTTTCCCCGTTTGGTGCTTCAATCTGCTGAGGGTCAGCAGTGGATATTCAATGTAGAGACCCTATCCTTTGAGTGATTCATCCGACTGTGAGGATTTAGATTTGCGCGTCGAAAGGCGGCGTAAACCGTGGATAATCAGCCAGATGGGTAGGATGATGACCACTGCCACCGGTATAAAGTACAGAACTATCCAGATGGCGGCATTGGCAAGGAATTTATAGGTCTTCAGGGTGGCTTGCAGAGCATCCCGCGCGACACCAATGGGTTGCCATTTGCCAATGGTAAGCGGTTTGACCGTTGCGCTGGCTTTCAGAGTTACCGAAATCATTGAGAGCGCCGCAGACTCTTCATAATACTTAATTTGTCCTTTCAGCACCTCAATTTGCTCCCGCACCGAGACCAGTTGATTGTACACTGCCAGGACATCTTCCGTTTTGGTGGCTTCCTCCATGATGCGCTGGAGTTGTTTTTCGGTATTTTCCAGATTGGTCAGGCGCGATTTCAAATCGGTGTACTCTTTGGTTACATCCTGTCCGGAGACGTTTTCGCTTAAGATATCGGTATTTTTGTCCTTCACCAGACTCTTAATCTGGGCAAGGGCATCATTCAGCCGTTCCGCCGGAACACGGATGGTAATGCTGGCTTCGGGGGTCTCAACGCCTTCCTCGGTTTGGGTTTTATAGAGATTTGATTGCACCACAAACCCGCCCATTTTCTCTGCCAGTTGGGAGATTTCGTCCAGAGCCGAAACCGGATCATCAACCACGATTCTCAAATCGGCGTTGCGTATCACCAGGCGGTCTGCCGCGGACTCAGAAGGCACAACCAGGCTGGCGCTTTCCACCCCTTCGTATGCTGGGGCTGAGACACCTTTGGACATGTCAGCGCCAGTGATGGCATTCCGCTGAGTTTCTCCAGGTACAGGCGCAAACGATCGGGCTGGAGAGCAGGCACTGAGAAGAAAAACCATTCCGAGCAAGGCAATCCAGATACGTTTCATCTTGTCCTCCTATGTTCAATTAACGGATTTCCCCCTGAAATGTTCCCGCTTACCATCCATCGCTCAGGCGAGCGGCATGGCGACGGGGTAAATCGGCACTCAAAATACGTTCCTGTACTGCTTCAATATCGTACAGGACTCTGCGAGCATGCCACAGCGCCTCTTCGGTGTCCAGAATAGCGTATGCCGCCCGGGGATCGTGGTCGCGGGGTTGACCAACGGAGCCAGGATTGAGAATTGCTCTGGGGTGCAGGTGCACCTGTCGCCGTACCATGGGTTGAGTCCATCGGGCAGGGTATTCTGGAGAAACAAATGAAAACTGTAGCGGAATATGTGTATGACCAATCAGGCAGTAATCTGTCTCAAAGTAGGCAAAATTTTGTGCTGCGCTGATGGGATCCAGTAAGTACTCCCAAACGGGGTTTCGTGGGCTTCCGTGAACCAGGGTAAAATTTTCCCTTGTTTGTCTTTCGGGGATTTCTGCCAGCCATTCCAGGTTTTCCCGGCTCAGCGTGGAGCGCGTCCAGTAAATCGCGTGGCGGGCATCCCGATGAAAGGCATCCAGCGGAATCCATCCCAGTACTGCGGCGTCGTGATTGCCCAGTACACAGGTGAGATTGGCAAGGTTGCGAATACGCTGGATACATTCGTTTGGGTCCGGACCATATCCGACAATATCCCCAAGGCACCATACTTCATCCACTGTCCCAGCATCTTTCAAAACAGCGTCCAGGGCGGTCAAATTCGCATGAATATCAGAAAGCACCAGAACGCGCATACAGCCTCACGGGATATCAAAACGCAGTTCCCATTGTCCGGGGGCAAGATTACGAAAGATAGAGGTTTCTCCCACCAGGACAATCCACGAATTACCCGGTTTCAGGTGCATGGGTAAACCGTACGAGTTAAAGAATTGAATGGGACGTCCATTGCTGGCGGTCACCCAGGTGCCTTCAATGCGCACTCCATCGCGGAAAAAGATTGCCCGTTTTCCACTGTTCTGGTCAAACAGAGCAATATCATGCAGGGTGGGAGCGTATTCCGTGTAAGTAGCAAATAGCAGGATGACGTTTGCAAAGGCAATCTGCTTGTTGTTTTCCCGATCAACAAGCCGAATCATGGGAATGGTTTCCTCGCTGGAACCGGCTTCTATCCAGCGCTCATACAGTCCGGTTTCGGGGTTGTAACGCCATTCTCCGCGCGCCTGACGACTGAATTGCACGGCGAGAAAATCGGCTTTCTCGTTGACAGGGTGAATTTGATCGCTGAAAATCATGCCCCGCAAATCCCGCCGCTCATTGCTTCCCCGTCCGGAATTCGTGTAGTATTCAGACAATTCCCGGGTGTTCACAAACAAGGTGGTTTCCGGGATTTCTGCCTCGATGCGGTACTTGGGTGGGGAAGGAATATCGCGTTCAGCCAGAGCACGTGGACCCAATTCCTGTACCAGCACTTCATCTGTACGGTCGTCGGCATTGCCGTAAAACAGAATCCCCTGGTACATTTCTGCCAATTGAGCATCCACCAGTCGCCCTGAACGTACTGGCCCTGCCAAAGCAGCATCATCCCCCAAAAAGACTGCCAGAAAGCGGTTAAATCCTAACCCAATGTAGTACTCGAACACCAGGTCGGCGTGTGACAATCCCATATGAGGGCGTCCGGCGCGCGGGTAGTTGGAAATTTTCACCATCACCGGACGTCGTTCCAAACGGCTCACATCGCTCACGGGCAATCCGGTGAGCGGATTGATATTGTCAGGGTGCTCAGGCAGTTCACTCAGTGGCATGGGCGTTGGTGTGGGGATGGGACGTTGTTCCAGTCGGGGGGTGGGTAACGTTTCGGGAATGTCTTGAGCCAGGGCTTTTTCCGGCTCGGCGGCGGACCATACCACTGGCTGGGGCGGGGTCGTCTCGCAAGCGCTGATTCCGAGGATGACCAGGAAGAAAATTCCCCACAAGAGCCCAAATTTCTTCACAACCAAGAGAGCGCCTCCTCCAGAATGCGTTCTGCTACTGCGTATTTGGATTGGAGAGGAAGGTCAATTTTTCTGCCATCAGCAAACAGGAAAGATACCCGATTGGTTTCGACCTCAAATCCTGCATCGGTTGCGCTCACGTTATTGGCAACGATCATATCCAGCCCCTTGGTTTCCAGTTTCTTTTGGGCGTTGTTCAGCAGGTCTTCGGTTTCGGCGGCAAATCCAATGACATGGCGTGGAAAGCCGCTTTGCTGGCGTTTTTCCTTCACCGTTGCCAGAATGTCTCTGGTGGGCATCAATGTCAGGGCCAGTTCCTTGCCGGTTTTTTTGATTTTTTGCTCGGCGCTTTGTGCCGGGCGAAAATCGGCAACGGCTGCAGACATGACCAGCAAATCGGCACTTCGGGAGTAGGTGAGGACTGCATGAAGCATTTCTTCGGCGGTACGTACGTGAATGACCGTAGCCCCGCAGGGGGCGTTCAGCGCCGTGGGGGTGGTAATGAGGGTGACATCGGCTCCCATATCCAGTGCGGCTTGGGCTACAGCATACCCCTGTTTTCCGGAAGAGCGGTTGGTGATGAATCGCACCGGATCAATAGGCTCTTGCGTGCCTCCGGCGGTGACCACTACATGTTTTCCTGCCAGTGGCCCTTTGCGGGAGAGCAGGTAACGCACTTCTCCCAGGATCTCCAGAGGTTCCACCATGCGTCCTTTGCCGACCAAACCCGAAGCCAGATGTCCTTCTGCGGGCCCAACAATAACCGCTCCTCTTTCGCGGAGAATTTCCAGGTTTTTTTGGGTTGCCGGGTTGGAGAACATGCCGGCGTCCATGGCTGGGGCAATCAGCAGGGGGCAGGTGGAGGCAAGCACAGTGACCGTCAAAAGATTGTCGGCAATGCCGTAGGCAAGTTTGGCAATAGTGTTTGCCGAAGCGGGGGCAACAATAACCAGGTCGGCGGCGTGCCCGATGGCTACATGGGTGACATGCCCTTCTCCACCCCACAGGTCGGCATCGGTATA of Anaerolinea thermophila UNI-1 contains these proteins:
- a CDS encoding DUF3048 domain-containing protein; the encoded protein is MKKFGLLWGIFFLVILGISACETTPPQPVVWSAAEPEKALAQDIPETLPTPRLEQRPIPTPTPMPLSELPEHPDNINPLTGLPVSDVSRLERRPVMVKISNYPRAGRPHMGLSHADLVFEYYIGLGFNRFLAVFLGDDAALAGPVRSGRLVDAQLAEMYQGILFYGNADDRTDEVLVQELGPRALAERDIPSPPKYRIEAEIPETTLFVNTRELSEYYTNSGRGSNERRDLRGMIFSDQIHPVNEKADFLAVQFSRQARGEWRYNPETGLYERWIEAGSSEETIPMIRLVDRENNKQIAFANVILLFATYTEYAPTLHDIALFDQNSGKRAIFFRDGVRIEGTWVTASNGRPIQFFNSYGLPMHLKPGNSWIVLVGETSIFRNLAPGQWELRFDIP
- a CDS encoding DUF4349 domain-containing protein, which encodes MKRIWIALLGMVFLLSACSPARSFAPVPGETQRNAITGADMSKGVSAPAYEGVESASLVVPSESAADRLVIRNADLRIVVDDPVSALDEISQLAEKMGGFVVQSNLYKTQTEEGVETPEASITIRVPAERLNDALAQIKSLVKDKNTDILSENVSGQDVTKEYTDLKSRLTNLENTEKQLQRIMEEATKTEDVLAVYNQLVSVREQIEVLKGQIKYYEESAALSMISVTLKASATVKPLTIGKWQPIGVARDALQATLKTYKFLANAAIWIVLYFIPVAVVIILPIWLIIHGLRRLSTRKSKSSQSDESLKG
- a CDS encoding metallophosphoesterase family protein — protein: MRVLVLSDIHANLTALDAVLKDAGTVDEVWCLGDIVGYGPDPNECIQRIRNLANLTCVLGNHDAAVLGWIPLDAFHRDARHAIYWTRSTLSRENLEWLAEIPERQTRENFTLVHGSPRNPVWEYLLDPISAAQNFAYFETDYCLIGHTHIPLQFSFVSPEYPARWTQPMVRRQVHLHPRAILNPGSVGQPRDHDPRAAYAILDTEEALWHARRVLYDIEAVQERILSADLPRRHAARLSDGW
- the coaBC gene encoding bifunctional phosphopantothenoylcysteine decarboxylase/phosphopantothenate--cysteine ligase CoaBC, which produces MSNPIAGKSITLGVTGSIAAYKAADLASKLHQSGAQVDVILTDAALKFITPLTFQSVTARKAYTDADLWGGEGHVTHVAIGHAADLVIVAPASANTIAKLAYGIADNLLTVTVLASTCPLLIAPAMDAGMFSNPATQKNLEILRERGAVIVGPAEGHLASGLVGKGRMVEPLEILGEVRYLLSRKGPLAGKHVVVTAGGTQEPIDPVRFITNRSSGKQGYAVAQAALDMGADVTLITTPTALNAPCGATVIHVRTAEEMLHAVLTYSRSADLLVMSAAVADFRPAQSAEQKIKKTGKELALTLMPTRDILATVKEKRQQSGFPRHVIGFAAETEDLLNNAQKKLETKGLDMIVANNVSATDAGFEVETNRVSFLFADGRKIDLPLQSKYAVAERILEEALSWL
- a CDS encoding HAD-IIA family hydrolase, whose translation is MASPDLFRSIRCFLLDLDGTFYLGDRLLPGARDLIEFFEARGIDYIFLTNNSSRNPRKYLERLHKFGIPVQPKHIFTSADATLHYLSKNFPGARLYLLGTPDLEEQFEQAGFPLTDEAPDVIVAGFDTTLTYNKLWKLCTWVSRGLPYIATHPDINCPTEDGFMPDIGAVIAFVQASTNRSPDIIIGKPFPPMVEALCERFNLSPGQMCMVGDRLYTDIAMKNAGVNTVLVLSGETRLEDLTSSPYKPDFIFSNLVDLLETLQKIL